The sequence GAACCATATGGTCGATTTAAAGCGAAAATCGATGTAACGAAGCTAACTGGAGCAAGTAAGAATGGTAAAGTTGTTCTTGTTACCGCGATTAGCCCGACACCAGCGGGAGAAGGCAAGTCGACTGTTACGGTTGGACTTGCGGATGCACTTTCTAGGCTAGGTGAAAAGACGATGATTGCCTTACGGGAGCCATCACTTGGTCCTGTTATGGGGATGAAAGGTGGGGCGACAGGTGGCGGTTATGCACAAGTGTTGCCGATGGAAGAAATCAATTTACATTTTAATGGTGATATTCATGCCATTACAACGGCAAATAATGCACTGAGTGCAATGATTGACAATCATCTTCATCATGGTAATATTTTACGAATTGACCCGCGAAGGATTACATGGAAGCGTGTGTTGGATATGAATGATCGTGCATTGCGCCATGTGACCATCGGCCTTGGCGGGCCTGCGCAAGGTGTTCCAAGAGAAGACGGCTTTGACATTACAGTCGCTTCTGAAATTATGGCTGTATTTTGCTTAGCAACTAGCCTAACAGATTTGAAAGAGCGGATTGCCCGGATTGTCATCGGCTATACATATGACAAGGAAGCCGTTACTGTTCGTGATCTTGGTGTGCAAGGTGCACTGACATTGCTATTGAAAGAAGCATTTAAACCTAATTTAGTTCAGACAATTGAAGGGACTCCTGCTTTGATACACGGGGGGCCATTTGCCAATATAGCACATGGTTGTAACTCATTAATGGCGACAAACACAGCACGTAAGCTAGCGGATATTGTTGTCACTGAAGCAGGATTCGGGGCTGATTTAGGCGCAGAGAAATTTATGAATATTAAAACACGCCAAGGGAATTTTGCACCGGATGCAGTTGTCATTGTCGCGACAGTACGTGCGTTGAAAATGCAT comes from Sporosarcina sp. FSL K6-3457 and encodes:
- a CDS encoding formate--tetrahydrofolate ligase; this encodes MNTLYYRQRKVEVVVTEEVIPLTDLEIASKAVMKPIWEIAEKAGIPEKAVEPYGRFKAKIDVTKLTGASKNGKVVLVTAISPTPAGEGKSTVTVGLADALSRLGEKTMIALREPSLGPVMGMKGGATGGGYAQVLPMEEINLHFNGDIHAITTANNALSAMIDNHLHHGNILRIDPRRITWKRVLDMNDRALRHVTIGLGGPAQGVPREDGFDITVASEIMAVFCLATSLTDLKERIARIVIGYTYDKEAVTVRDLGVQGALTLLLKEAFKPNLVQTIEGTPALIHGGPFANIAHGCNSLMATNTARKLADIVVTEAGFGADLGAEKFMNIKTRQGNFAPDAVVIVATVRALKMHGGVPKSQLKEENSQAVKNGMENLAKHIDTVLAFGVQPVIALNRFITDSAAELTVIVDWCEENGVRVALTDVWEHGGEGGLALAQEVISLLNEPNHFAPLYHVEQSVHDKITAIVQKVYGGQGIILTDRALKNLQDIEKNGWDVLPICMAKTQYSFSDNPMMLGRPEGFTITIREIIPKLGAGFLVCLTGDIMTMPGLPKTPAALGMDIDAEGNVVGLM